From Domibacillus sp. DTU_2020_1001157_1_SI_ALB_TIR_016, a single genomic window includes:
- a CDS encoding FTR1 family protein — MKRFFLKVAAVFVIICGTGIQSASAATDTDALFVPVGDAMMDAKRGDFAGVVDNMAAFQTEWDKLGVKSDEVDSAFSSAQKAAQHKHQEDVQASLKQLSSALVRVDEQLNPVDQDAERKKVAALLPVLAEMKKSEVTEVSYRSFESEWNAVEKIVNAESTAAYGDIETNMALLRISVVKEPSDPAEIKRAVGTLEEAINRYLNGTEQGAAKKADLTEYAALLKQAESEAGGGQSSAAAATLTAAISMWPSVEGAVQVKDASLYSDIEVKIPEAAGLLSSQNPDNERAAEMIAGIEARLAPLADASSYTWWDAALVLLREGLEAVLILSALLAFLSKTGQERAKKWIWLGAGGGILASVAAAVLLSQVFTGLAGAAGREYMEGLTGIAAVVMMIGVGTWLHGKSNIAKWNAFVKQSVGKAAASGSILSFAFISFLSVFREGAETIIFYAGMAPDMSAGALAAGIALAFFIVSAVGLIVIKYSVRVPMRLFFTGAALLIYVLAFKILGKSIHSLQVAGVIDTHTASAVPFIDVIGLYPTLETMLPQIILLIIIVILALWFKKQESAA, encoded by the coding sequence GTGAAACGTTTCTTTCTTAAGGTGGCTGCTGTTTTCGTTATTATATGCGGAACAGGAATACAAAGTGCCTCAGCAGCAACGGATACGGACGCTTTATTTGTGCCGGTTGGCGATGCGATGATGGATGCGAAAAGGGGTGACTTTGCGGGAGTCGTCGATAATATGGCGGCCTTTCAAACAGAGTGGGACAAGCTCGGTGTAAAGTCTGATGAGGTAGACTCCGCTTTCTCATCTGCCCAAAAAGCAGCCCAACATAAACATCAGGAAGATGTACAGGCGTCATTGAAGCAGCTGTCATCGGCTCTCGTGCGTGTGGACGAACAGCTCAATCCGGTTGACCAGGATGCAGAGCGCAAAAAAGTCGCCGCTCTCCTGCCTGTTCTGGCAGAAATGAAGAAAAGTGAAGTGACGGAGGTGTCTTATCGTTCTTTTGAATCAGAATGGAATGCGGTTGAAAAAATTGTAAATGCAGAGAGTACAGCCGCCTATGGCGATATTGAAACGAATATGGCGCTGCTTCGGATTTCTGTTGTGAAAGAGCCGTCCGACCCGGCCGAAATCAAGCGGGCTGTCGGAACACTTGAAGAAGCGATTAACCGCTACTTGAACGGCACAGAACAAGGTGCTGCAAAGAAAGCGGACCTGACAGAATATGCTGCCCTTCTCAAGCAGGCAGAAAGCGAAGCGGGAGGTGGGCAGAGCAGTGCCGCTGCTGCGACACTTACAGCCGCTATTTCAATGTGGCCTTCTGTTGAAGGAGCCGTTCAAGTAAAGGATGCTTCTCTTTACAGCGATATTGAAGTAAAGATCCCGGAAGCGGCCGGCCTGCTATCTTCCCAGAATCCAGATAACGAAAGGGCAGCAGAAATGATTGCAGGCATTGAAGCCCGCCTGGCACCGCTTGCTGATGCTTCCTCTTACACATGGTGGGATGCCGCGCTTGTTCTTCTTCGGGAAGGACTTGAAGCGGTACTTATACTTTCCGCTCTGCTTGCCTTTTTGTCAAAAACAGGACAGGAGCGGGCGAAAAAATGGATCTGGCTCGGGGCAGGGGGCGGCATTTTGGCCAGTGTGGCTGCCGCTGTTTTATTGAGCCAGGTGTTTACAGGCCTTGCGGGTGCTGCCGGCCGTGAATACATGGAAGGGCTGACGGGTATCGCCGCTGTTGTGATGATGATTGGGGTTGGTACCTGGCTGCATGGAAAGTCAAATATTGCGAAGTGGAACGCTTTTGTGAAGCAGTCGGTGGGAAAAGCCGCGGCGTCAGGAAGCATCCTGTCATTTGCATTTATCAGCTTTTTATCGGTGTTCAGAGAGGGCGCCGAAACGATTATTTTTTATGCCGGCATGGCACCGGATATGAGTGCAGGGGCACTTGCCGCCGGTATTGCCCTTGCTTTTTTCATTGTGTCAGCCGTTGGGCTGATCGTGATCAAGTACAGTGTTCGCGTACCGATGCGCCTTTTTTTCACGGGCGCCGCTCTGTTAATCTATGTATTGGCTTTTAAAATTTTGGGTAAAAGCATTCATTCTCTTCAGGTTGCCGGAGTCATCGATACTCATACAGCTTCAGCTGTGCCGTTTATTGATGTAATTGGCTTATACCCGACGCTTGAAACGATGCTGCCGCAGATTATTCTACTTATTATCATTGTCATTTTGGCACTTTGGTTTAAAAAACAGGAATCAGCTGCTTGA
- the ribD gene encoding bifunctional diaminohydroxyphosphoribosylaminopyrimidine deaminase/5-amino-6-(5-phosphoribosylamino)uracil reductase RibD yields the protein MNKEQYMNLALSLAESAAYQTSPNPPVGAVVVKDGRILGMGAHLKAGEAHAEVNALMQAGDAAQGADIYVTLEPCAHFGKTPPCADLIIQKGLRRVFIAAVDPNPLVGGKGIQKLQEAGIEVETGVCEQRALEVLTPFFHFIQTKRPYVTIKTAVTADGKTAAHTGHSRWITSEAAREDVHLLRSRHDAILTGIGTVLLDNPLLTSRLPQGGKNPIRILLDTHLRVPLDFHIVQNKEAKTIIFCASDAQTKKQRALEDEGVTVIRLPHMSIDAVLDELGKMNIMTLFVEAGAEMNASFLDIGAFNRLIMYMAPKLIGGKSAPSSFGGLGGSSMDEALDLAFVSMEQVGPDLKIVMEKR from the coding sequence GTGAATAAAGAACAATATATGAATCTTGCTCTTTCGCTCGCCGAAAGCGCGGCTTATCAAACATCACCAAACCCTCCTGTGGGCGCAGTTGTCGTTAAAGACGGCCGAATTCTCGGAATGGGTGCTCATTTAAAAGCAGGAGAAGCTCATGCAGAAGTGAATGCGCTTATGCAGGCGGGTGATGCGGCACAGGGAGCAGATATTTATGTAACACTTGAACCGTGTGCTCATTTCGGCAAAACACCGCCTTGTGCAGATCTTATTATTCAAAAAGGTTTGCGCCGTGTGTTTATTGCTGCGGTTGACCCCAATCCGCTTGTAGGCGGCAAGGGTATTCAAAAGCTTCAGGAAGCTGGTATTGAAGTTGAAACTGGCGTTTGTGAACAACGGGCACTTGAAGTATTAACACCATTTTTTCATTTTATCCAAACAAAACGGCCTTATGTGACGATTAAAACTGCTGTTACCGCCGACGGCAAAACGGCTGCCCATACCGGGCACAGCCGCTGGATCACAAGTGAAGCCGCCAGAGAAGACGTACACCTTCTCAGAAGCCGTCATGATGCCATCCTAACAGGTATCGGCACGGTCCTGCTTGACAACCCGCTCTTGACTTCCCGACTGCCCCAGGGAGGAAAAAACCCGATTCGAATTTTACTGGATACGCATTTGCGCGTTCCGCTTGATTTTCACATTGTTCAAAACAAAGAAGCAAAAACGATTATTTTCTGTGCGTCCGATGCCCAGACAAAAAAACAGCGTGCATTAGAAGATGAAGGGGTTACGGTGATCCGCCTGCCTCATATGTCAATTGATGCGGTGCTGGATGAGCTCGGCAAAATGAACATTATGACACTGTTTGTAGAAGCAGGTGCTGAAATGAACGCCTCCTTTTTAGACATCGGTGCGTTTAACCGGCTCATTATGTATATGGCGCCAAAACTGATCGGCGGCAAATCGGCTCCATCTTCTTTTGGAGGGTTGGGCGGATCGTCGATGGATGAAGCACTCGACCTTGCTTTTGTTTCAATGGAGCAAGTAGGGCCGGACTTGAAAATTGTCATGGAAAAAAGGTGA
- the ribE gene encoding riboflavin synthase — MFTGIIEELGTVERIVRGGRSLQLTIAAKKVLEDVHLGDSISVSGVCLTVTTFTKTHFTADVMPETFTSTALAALTPGARVNLERAMAANGRFGGHFVSGHVDGVGHIVSRKHEENALYVTISYPEELSRYFLYKGSVALDGTSLTLFGVTDEGITVSLIPHTQDETILASKSVGDPVNIECDMLAKYVGSMLEKKEAPKRGVTMDLLKESGYL, encoded by the coding sequence ATGTTTACAGGAATTATAGAAGAACTTGGCACAGTCGAACGAATTGTGCGCGGCGGCCGGTCGCTGCAGCTTACCATTGCCGCCAAAAAAGTGCTGGAGGACGTTCACCTTGGCGACAGTATTTCAGTCAGCGGTGTTTGTTTAACCGTTACGACTTTTACAAAAACTCACTTTACCGCCGATGTAATGCCTGAAACCTTTACATCTACCGCTCTTGCTGCTCTTACGCCGGGAGCGCGTGTGAATTTAGAGAGAGCGATGGCGGCCAATGGCCGGTTTGGCGGACATTTCGTCTCCGGACATGTGGATGGCGTCGGCCATATTGTTTCAAGAAAGCACGAAGAAAATGCCCTGTATGTGACGATCTCATATCCAGAAGAGCTGAGCCGCTACTTTTTGTATAAAGGCTCCGTCGCTCTGGATGGAACTTCTTTAACGCTTTTTGGGGTGACAGATGAAGGGATTACCGTATCTCTTATTCCGCACACACAGGACGAGACCATTTTAGCTTCTAAAAGTGTGGGTGATCCGGTGAATATTGAGTGCGACATGCTCGCGAAATATGTCGGCAGTATGCTGGAGAAAAAAGAAGCGCCGAAACGCGGCGTTACGATGGATTTATTAAAAGAGAGCGGTTATTTGTAA